The following nucleotide sequence is from Psychroflexus torquis ATCC 700755.
GTTGGGCTTGGATAATATTCGCAACTTGATCGTTGATAGGTAATCCTAGAAAAATAATTCTATCCATCATCAATCTAGAAAAAACGTCCATAGCCACAGCATTCATCTGGCGCTCCTCAATAATATTGGGAGTCATCGCAGAAGGAGTCATGCTTGTAATAATTTTATCGTAATAATTGGCATTGACACCATGATCTTTGGTGGCAAATTTTTTGAATTCTTTATCCATTTTCATAATATCCTCTGTGTTTTAAAACAAATATAGCTCGAAGCTAAGATCTTGCATGCTTCTTTTACTAAATGTTAACTTCGAGCTATATCCTTTTGTAAGTATAAAATTGATTTATTTATAAATCGTATCTACAAATTCTTTATAAGTAACGTCCTTTTCTTCAATCTTCATTTTCTCCTTGTAAAGTCCAAGTAATTTTTGGACCATTACTTCCTCTGAAAACTGTTTTACCTGCTCTTGGTTTGACATCAAATTTTGAATAATTCCGTCCATTTGATCTTCTGGAAAATCCATTTGACCAAATTGCATCATTTGCATTTTAATCTTTTCTTTGGCGACTTTCTTAACGTCCTCCATCTCGACCCTGACATTGTTGTCTTTCGCTATTTTGGCTTCGATAAGCTGGTACTTAATACCTTTCTCACTCTTTTCGTATTCGTCTTTAGCCTCTTCGACTGTCAATTTCTTTTCACCTTGTGTTTGCATCCACTTTTGAAGAAACTCTGAAGGTAAACTCATATTTGACTTTTCAATCAGGTGCTCTGTGACATCATTAAAAAATTGCTGATCGCCTTGTTGCTGAAAAGTTTGCTTGGATTGTTCTGCTATTTTTTCTTTAGCTTCTTTTTCTGAAGAGACTTCTCCTTCACCAAAAGCTTTATCAAACAGTTCTTGATTAAGTTCTGCTAGAATTTGTTCATTGATATCTTTGATCGTAAACGTCAAATCAACTTTTAAACCCTCAGCTTTATCTTTTTCTATACCGAGTTGAGTCGCTAAAGTATCCTCATCTTTAAAAAGTTTGCTAGATTTTAAAATAACTTGATCTCCTGCCTTTGCTCCTAAAAGTTCTTTTTGGTTGCTCTCTCCATCGAGATCTTCAACGTTGAAGGTGGCCTCATTTTCGATACCTTCTTCTTCATTGTGAAACGTTCCAACCACTGTAAAGTTTTCCTTCACTTCGTTATGGGGCTCGAGTTTCCCGTATTGACGCTGAATGGTTTTGAGTTGATTATCAATCATCTCCTCATCTGCAGAAATGTTGTAATACTTAACTGGACCTTCACCTTCCAAAGTGATATCAAATTTTGGGGCTAATCCTAATTCAAATTCAAAGTTATAATCGTCGGACTCCCAGTTTAATTCGTCTTGTGGTTTAGGGAGTGGATTTCCCAAAATTTCGAGCTTCTCTTTTGTGATATATGAGTTTAATGACTCTTGTAACAATTTATTGACTTCATCTACTAAAACAGATTTTCCATACTGTTTTTTTATCATACCCGTTGGGACCATTCCTTTTCTGAAACCAGGAATACTTGCTGTCTTACGATGGTCTTTAAGTACTTTTTCTACCTTTGGACTGTAATCGTTTTTTTCAATATTGATTTTGATGACAGAATTTAGTTGGTCTTTATCTTCTCTTGTTATCTTCATTTTAAAGAATTTTTTTGAAAGTGCAAAATTACAATTTATTTCACTGCTTACCAAGTTTTTATGCTGAAGGCTAGAGTGTAAGGCTTTTATACCAAATTAAATTTATAATGTCATATAAATTTAATTATACGACGACGTAGTTCAGCA
It contains:
- the tig gene encoding trigger factor, whose translation is MKITREDKDQLNSVIKINIEKNDYSPKVEKVLKDHRKTASIPGFRKGMVPTGMIKKQYGKSVLVDEVNKLLQESLNSYITKEKLEILGNPLPKPQDELNWESDDYNFEFELGLAPKFDITLEGEGPVKYYNISADEEMIDNQLKTIQRQYGKLEPHNEVKENFTVVGTFHNEEEGIENEATFNVEDLDGESNQKELLGAKAGDQVILKSSKLFKDEDTLATQLGIEKDKAEGLKVDLTFTIKDINEQILAELNQELFDKAFGEGEVSSEKEAKEKIAEQSKQTFQQQGDQQFFNDVTEHLIEKSNMSLPSEFLQKWMQTQGEKKLTVEEAKDEYEKSEKGIKYQLIEAKIAKDNNVRVEMEDVKKVAKEKIKMQMMQFGQMDFPEDQMDGIIQNLMSNQEQVKQFSEEVMVQKLLGLYKEKMKIEEKDVTYKEFVDTIYK